The Lipingzhangella halophila genome segment GTGCCGCACGAGCTGCTCGCCGCCGAGGAGGCGCAGCGCCGGTGGCCGGGGATGCGCTTCGAGGGGCGGGTGGTGTTCCACCCCGAAGCCGGAACCGTGGACGCCGCCCGCGCGATGGACGCGTTCGTCGCCTGCGCGCGGCGGCGCGGCGCGTCGGTACACCCCGAATCGCCGGTCCAGCGGGTCTCCATCGCGGGCGGCCGGGCCCGGGTGGAGACCGGCGGCGGCGCGGTCACCGCCCACCGCGTGGTGGCGGCCTGCGGGGCGTGGACCGCGGACCTGCTGGCCGGGCTGGTCCCGCTGCCCGAGCTGACCGTCACCCAGCAGCAGGTGTTCCACTTTCCGCGGCGCGACTTCGGCGCCGACTGGCCGACGGCGGTGCACGAAGGAGCGGCGGCGCACACCTACAACCTGCCCGGTGGACGCGACGGCGGGCCCGGTGACGGGCGCAAGCTCGCCGAGTATCTGGCCCCGGACGGCGAGCCGACCGCGCCCGGGGACCGCAGTGGGGTGGTCTCCCCGGCGGCCCGCGACCGGGTCACCGACTATGTCCGCGAGTGGCTGCCCGGCCTCGCGCCCACACCGTTCAACGAGGCGACCTGCCTGTACACCTCCACATCGGGGGCGGACTTCGTACTGGACCGGACCGGCCCCGTGGTGGTCTGCTCACCGTGCTCCGGCCACGGCGCGAAGTTCGCGCCCCTGATCGGCGAGGTAGCGGCGGACCTCGCCGACGGCGGCCAGCCGCCCGACCCCAGGTTCACACTCGCCGCCCACTCCTCGACGTGAGTGGGCGCGCGGAGCACGGCGGAGTTGCCGCTGGAGCCGGTGCAAGGGCTGGGACCGCGGCGCGCCCTCGCGTACCTGCGCGGGGTACGGCAGCGCCGCGCTGGTGCCCGCGGCGTTGCGCGGACAAGGTTCCGCAAGCCCCGGGGCGCCTCAACCGGACGAACGCTGGGTTCCGGGGACGGTGAGCCCGGTTTCGTAGGCGAGGATGACGATCTGCACCCGGTCCCGGAGCCCGAGCTTGCGCAGGATCCTGCCGACATAGGTCTTGACCGTGGTGTCGGCCAGAGTGAAGCGGTCAGCGATCTCGCCGTTGGTCATCCCCTCAGCGATCGCGGACATGATCTCGGCCTCACGCGGGGTCAACTCCGCGAGCCCTGGGACGGGTTCCCGGCGCTCCCGCCCCGCTTGGCGGACGGAGGCGTTTTCCGAGGGGGACGGCCAGGACTGTTCCAGCAGTTTCCTGGTGATGCGCGGCGTGATCACCGCGTCGCCAGCGGCGATGGCGCGAATAGCGTCAAGGAGCTCGGCGGGTCTGACGTCCTTGAGGAGGAAACCGCTCGCCCCCGCCCGGAGCCCGTCGAAGGCGTACTCGTCGATATCGAAGGTGGTCAGGATGAGGACGCGGCAGCCCGGATACTGGGAGGTGATGCGCCCGGTCGCCTCGATCCCGTCCATGGTGGGCATCCGGACATCCATCAGGACCACGTCCGGTGCGAGGCGCCGAGCCTGGGCTATGGCCGCCTGACCGTTGTCCGCGGAGCCGACGACCGCAAGCCCGGGGTCAGAGGCGAGCGTCATGCGAAACCCCATGAGTGTCAGTTCGTGGTCGTCCACGAGAAGGACCCGGATCGCGTTCATGGCTCTCCATCGGTGGGTTCCGGTGAGCGGAGGTCGGCGTAGACGTACCAGCCGCCCGCGGGTGCGGGCCCGGCGGTCGCGGATCCGTGCTGGAGGACGGCGCGCTCCTGCATCCCGAGCAGCCCCTGGCCAGAACCGCGGGTGGGTACCTCGGGTGTCCGGCCGTCGTCGCGAACGAAGATCTCCGTTCTGCCGGGACCGTGGGTGACGCGCACATCGATCCTGGTGGGAGCGTCGGCGTGCCGGAGCGTGTTGGTGACGGCCTCCTGCACAATCCGTTGCGCGCCCGTCCGGAGACTGTGTCCGGTCGGCGGTTCTCCGCTCTCGCTGCACTCCACGTGCAGTCCCGTGGCTCTGGCGGTGTCGAGCGGTTTGGCCAGCCAGTCCTGGGCGGACTGGGGCGTGCGGGGAGCAGTGTGCTCCTCGTACCCCGTGCTGCTGAGGACACTGCGGGTTTCGCTGAGCGCCTCGCGGGCGATCTCGCTGATATTACGGACACCCAGTCGCGCCTGTTCCGGATCACTCGTCAACGAGGCGTCAACCCCGTCGGAGAGGTTGACGATGGCGGTGAGGGTGTGCCCGACGATGTCGTGTATCTCCCTGGAGATACGGTTCCGTTCATCCGCCTGCGCCAGTCGCGTCCGCTGCTCCTGTTCCCGCTCCGCCTGCTCGGCGCGTTCGATGAGCGCGTCGATGTAGCGGCGGCGCAGCCCGACCAGTGCCCCCAGCAGCGCACTGAAGAGCTGCAGGACTGCCGTGATGATGAGAGCGGAGGAGAGCCCTCCGACGGTGCCGAGTCCGATCGTCGTGTCGACCAGGGTGAGCGCGGCGGTCGTGCTGGTCGCCGCACTCGCGAACGCGATGGCGGCGCCACGGGGACCCGTGCGCACACCCACGGTGTAGAGCATGATCGGTACCGCTGGGGTGATCAGTTGGCCGGTGACCACTCCCTGCACCAGGGTGAACCCGATCGACGCCGCCAGAACGCTCACGGGTCTGGTACGGCGGAGCAGCAGCAGGGCGGTGACCGCCGCGGTCACCGCGAGTCCCGCCCATCCGCGCCAGGGCTGCCCGGTCGCGATGAACAGCAAGTGCGCGCTGCCGACTGCCGTGGGGAGCAGGTACGCCCCCGCGACGGCGACGTCGACCAGGCGGGGATGCCGGTCCAGGAACCGGGTGGGCGGACGCTTCCAGAGCGCGGGTCCTGTCGTTTCGCGCACGTCGGTGGCGGCTCCCATCGGCTAGTACTCCCGCCGCTGCACGTACCGGGCCCCGGCGAGCGCGAATCCGACGACGAGCGCCAGGTTGACGGCCAGGAAGGCCATGGCCTCCGTCCCGGTGAAGGAGTCGAGCGCACGTACCCGCATACCCGCCCCGATCTGGGTGTAGGGAAAGACCGTCCCCAGGAAGGGGAAGACGACGGTGAGGATGAACCCGCCAATCGTCCCGAGCACACCGACTGTGACGGCGCTGGCGACACTCGCGGTACGAAGCGCGGCGTAGAACTGCACGAGAGCCACCGCGCAGGAACCGACCCAGCCGCCAAGGCCCCAGAGGACGAACCGCCCCACGAGCCCTGGGCCGGGGTCGAAGCCCAGCAGGATTCCCGTGGCGAGGAACAGTGCCAGGTAAAGGAGTTGGCACGCCCCGCAGAACAGCAGCAGTGAGGCGATCTTGCTCCGGTAGACGGGATTCACCGCGGCATCGTAGGAGGCCATTCTGCGCCAGTTGTGGTTCTCGTTCTCCACGCGAACCGCCATCGCGGCTCTGACGCTGATGACGATGGGCAGGCAGAAGAAGGCGAACAGCAGCCCCGACTGGCCCCAGAGCGCAAGCCAGGTCACGCCCTGTTCCTCGTAGACCAGCCGGTTGTTCAGGTAGTTCCGCACTCCGCTGGCCAGGTTGAGCGCGATGAGGAAAGTGAGTACGGCGTAGAGGATCCAGTTCCTTGTCGTCTTGATCCGCTCAATTGCGATTACGGCCATGGCCTCCCCTATGCGCTGCGCCGGTAGATCCACTGGGACGTGCAGAACAGGACAGCTCCGACGACTGCGACCACCGCCACGTGTATCTCGGTCCCGGAAACCGCGGGGAACCCGGTGACCGAACCGTTCTCCACCTCCATGCGGACGGGATTGACCACCCCGTAGTGGTGCCATGGCACCGCCAGGCTGACCGCGGTGGGAACGAAACCCACAAACGTCCCGAGGACCCCGCCGACGATGCCCAGCCCGAGCGTCACCGCCTGCCGCGCGATCAGCAGGGCCAAGAGTAGGTGGATGCTGATCGGTGCGAGGTTGGCGGCGATGAGGCCGGATAGGAAGATCCCGATCAGCTCCCATCTGGCTGCCACCCCGGTCATGCTGCCGAACGCCAGGAGGAGGGCGCCGCCCGCGGCCGTGTAGAGAAGGACGACGATCAGCACGGTGGCGAACTTCGCCCGGAACAGGCTCTGCCGGGACTGGTTCATGGCGAACAGTTGCTTGACCATGTCCGCCTCGTGCTCCACAGCGCTCAGCCTGGACGCGATGACCGCCACGAGGATCGGCGCGAAGAGCCCGTGAACCTGGATGAGCTGACCGAGCACATAACCCGTGTCCCGCGCGACCTCCCCCTGCTGGGCGAATGTCCGTACCAGGGCCGCCATCACCCAGCCGGACTCGAATACGAGGACAGCGCCAACAGGGACCCACAGGCGCGTGCGTTTCAGCTTGCGGACTTCCAGGCGAAACGCCCGCGTCATGCCGGCACCGGCTTTTCGTCCGACGCCTCGCCCGTGATCTGCAGGAAGACCTCTTCGAGTGTCCGGCGGCGCACCTCCACCCGGTAGAGCTGCGTCCCCGCACCGACCAAGATGCGCACCACACGGGCGATCTGCTCGTCGGGATGGAGCGGCAGAGCGAGCTCTCCCTCGGAGGCGGTCGTGACCCGCCATCCCGCCCGCCGCAACACAGAGGCAGCCGACGCGCTGTCCGCCACGGCGATCCGCAACCACCCGCGGTCCCGGAAATCCCGCAGCGCCCCCTCGTAGAGCAGGCGCCCTTGGTCGATGATCCCCACCGTGTCCGCCATCTGCTCGACCTCGGAGAGCAGATGGCTCGACACGAGGACAGTCATGCCGAAACGGGACGGCAGGCGCACAATCAGATCGCGGATCTCCTGAATCCCGGAGGGGTCCAGACCGTTGGTCGGCTCGTCCAGGATCAGCAGTTCCGGCGACCCCATCAGCGCCATCGCGAGACCAAGCCGCTGCTTCATCCCCAGCGAGTAGTTCCTGACGGGTTTGCGGCGGTTTTCCGTCAAGCGGACCACTCCGAGAACCCGGTCGATCTCGGCTTGGGGAAGCTTCTTGAGGATCCGGACGATCTCCAGGTTCTCCTCGCCCGTCAGGTGTCCGTAGTAGGAAGGCGACTCGATCAGTGACCCGATCCGCGGAAGGATCCGCGCACGATTGGCCGCCAGCCCGAGCCCGAAGACGGTGACGCCTCCCGCTGTCGGACGCGCCAGGTCCAACAGCATCTTCATCGTCGTGCTCTTACCCGCGCCGTTGAGTCCGAGAAAGCCGTAGATCTCTCCTCGGCGAACCGTCACACCGAGCCGGTCGACCACTGTCTCCGAGCCGTACCTCTTGGTCAGCTCACTCGTGCGGACAACCGTGTGCTTCCGCTCTTCCTCCCCTGGCGAACCAACCAAGTCTGCGCTGGCCACGGCAGTCTCTCCCTAGATTCCTGCGGCAATTCCCGCCTGTCTGGAGCCACACAACCGGTTGTACCGAGGCACGCGCATCCGACCGTGGTAGACACTTGCCCCACTCGCGGTCCAGCCGGGCAGGAGGGACAGCCCGCCCCGGTTCGGCATCGTGGTCGCGGATGCGGTATGCATTGCGCGAACGCCCGCACGGGCGCGGTTCCGGGGAACGGAGCCGCGTCCGGCAGTGGCCCTGAGACCCCCCATCCAGAAAGCGGCTCCCATGAGACGACTCGCACTTGCCCCCTGCGTGCTCGCGTTGGT includes the following:
- a CDS encoding ABC transporter ATP-binding protein, which codes for MASADLVGSPGEEERKHTVVRTSELTKRYGSETVVDRLGVTVRRGEIYGFLGLNGAGKSTTMKMLLDLARPTAGGVTVFGLGLAANRARILPRIGSLIESPSYYGHLTGEENLEIVRILKKLPQAEIDRVLGVVRLTENRRKPVRNYSLGMKQRLGLAMALMGSPELLILDEPTNGLDPSGIQEIRDLIVRLPSRFGMTVLVSSHLLSEVEQMADTVGIIDQGRLLYEGALRDFRDRGWLRIAVADSASAASVLRRAGWRVTTASEGELALPLHPDEQIARVVRILVGAGTQLYRVEVRRRTLEEVFLQITGEASDEKPVPA
- a CDS encoding ABC transporter permease, producing the protein MAVIAIERIKTTRNWILYAVLTFLIALNLASGVRNYLNNRLVYEEQGVTWLALWGQSGLLFAFFCLPIVISVRAAMAVRVENENHNWRRMASYDAAVNPVYRSKIASLLLFCGACQLLYLALFLATGILLGFDPGPGLVGRFVLWGLGGWVGSCAVALVQFYAALRTASVASAVTVGVLGTIGGFILTVVFPFLGTVFPYTQIGAGMRVRALDSFTGTEAMAFLAVNLALVVGFALAGARYVQRREY
- a CDS encoding sensor histidine kinase gives rise to the protein MRETTGPALWKRPPTRFLDRHPRLVDVAVAGAYLLPTAVGSAHLLFIATGQPWRGWAGLAVTAAVTALLLLRRTRPVSVLAASIGFTLVQGVVTGQLITPAVPIMLYTVGVRTGPRGAAIAFASAATSTTAALTLVDTTIGLGTVGGLSSALIITAVLQLFSALLGALVGLRRRYIDALIERAEQAEREQEQRTRLAQADERNRISREIHDIVGHTLTAIVNLSDGVDASLTSDPEQARLGVRNISEIAREALSETRSVLSSTGYEEHTAPRTPQSAQDWLAKPLDTARATGLHVECSESGEPPTGHSLRTGAQRIVQEAVTNTLRHADAPTRIDVRVTHGPGRTEIFVRDDGRTPEVPTRGSGQGLLGMQERAVLQHGSATAGPAPAGGWYVYADLRSPEPTDGEP
- a CDS encoding response regulator, with amino-acid sequence MNAIRVLLVDDHELTLMGFRMTLASDPGLAVVGSADNGQAAIAQARRLAPDVVLMDVRMPTMDGIEATGRITSQYPGCRVLILTTFDIDEYAFDGLRAGASGFLLKDVRPAELLDAIRAIAAGDAVITPRITRKLLEQSWPSPSENASVRQAGRERREPVPGLAELTPREAEIMSAIAEGMTNGEIADRFTLADTTVKTYVGRILRKLGLRDRVQIVILAYETGLTVPGTQRSSG
- a CDS encoding ABC transporter permease — translated: MTRAFRLEVRKLKRTRLWVPVGAVLVFESGWVMAALVRTFAQQGEVARDTGYVLGQLIQVHGLFAPILVAVIASRLSAVEHEADMVKQLFAMNQSRQSLFRAKFATVLIVVLLYTAAGGALLLAFGSMTGVAARWELIGIFLSGLIAANLAPISIHLLLALLIARQAVTLGLGIVGGVLGTFVGFVPTAVSLAVPWHHYGVVNPVRMEVENGSVTGFPAVSGTEIHVAVVAVVGAVLFCTSQWIYRRSA
- a CDS encoding FAD-dependent oxidoreductase, encoding MAVDELPAEVDIAVVGAGLMGSAAAWAATRRGHSVALLEQFSLGHDHGSSHGSARIVRRAYADPLYVRMTGRAFALWRELERDSGQPLLRITGGLDHGEPWHTDGIAAALAEAGVPHELLAAEEAQRRWPGMRFEGRVVFHPEAGTVDAARAMDAFVACARRRGASVHPESPVQRVSIAGGRARVETGGGAVTAHRVVAACGAWTADLLAGLVPLPELTVTQQQVFHFPRRDFGADWPTAVHEGAAAHTYNLPGGRDGGPGDGRKLAEYLAPDGEPTAPGDRSGVVSPAARDRVTDYVREWLPGLAPTPFNEATCLYTSTSGADFVLDRTGPVVVCSPCSGHGAKFAPLIGEVAADLADGGQPPDPRFTLAAHSST